One segment of Vespa velutina chromosome 17, iVesVel2.1, whole genome shotgun sequence DNA contains the following:
- the LOC124955003 gene encoding trafficking protein particle complex subunit 3 isoform X1: MRRNYVIYGRQCIIPDSFHDFCLLILFIDICHVSKIIIYYNPIVNKVLIYKSQIIHLKLNCLKIEVRLNSCKVSFYNNVMSRTGTKLEAKKVNSELFTLTYGALVAQLLKDYENVEEVNKQLDRMGYNMGIRLIEDFLARTGSGRCYDFRDTAEKIQTGFKMYLGITPTITNWSAAGDEFSLYFETNPLTEFVELPDHCLNLKYCNILTGILRGACEMVQMEVACWFVQDQLKNDNITELRVKFIKRLEDAIPAGED, encoded by the exons ATGAGAAGAAACTATGTTATATATGGCCGCCAATGTATCATACCTGACAGTTTCCacgatttttgtttattaattctgtttattgatatatgtcatgtttcaaaaattataatatattataatcctattgtaaataaagttttgatatataaatctcAGATTATTCACTTAAAgttaaattgtttaaaaattgaaGTGCGTTTGAACAGTTGTAAAGTGTCATTTTACAATAACGTAATGTCACGTACAGGAACAAAACTTGAAGCTAAGAAAGTT aACTCTGAATTATTCACATTAACTTATGGAGCTCTCGTTGCCCAATTACTAAAAGATTACGAGAATGTAGAAGaagttaataaacaattaGATAGAATGGGATATAATATGGGAATTCGCTTGATAGAAGATTTTCTAGCACGTACTGGATCTGGGCGATGCTACGATTTCAGAGATACAGCTGAAAAAATTCAAACCGGATTTAAAATGTATCTTGGAATAACCCCAACGATTACAAATTGGAGTGCTGCTGGagatgaattttctttatattttgaaacaaATCCATTAACTGAGTTCGTAGAATTACCAGATCATTGtttaaatctaaaatattgtaatatattgacAGGGATATTAAGAGGTGCGTGTGAAATGGTACAAATGGAGGTTGCATGTTGGTTTGTTCAAGatcaattgaaaaatgataatataactGAATTACGtgttaaattcattaaaaggTTAGAGGATGCAATACCTGCTGGTGAAGACTAA
- the LOC124955003 gene encoding trafficking protein particle complex subunit 3 isoform X2 — protein MRRNYVIYGRQCIIPDSFHDFCLLILFIDICHVSKIIIYYNPIVNKVLIYKSQIIHLKLNCLKIEVRLNSCKVSFYNNVMSRTGTKLEAKKVNSELFTLTYGALVAQLLKDYENVEEVNKQLDRMGYNMGIRLIEDFLARTGSGRCYDFRDTAEKIQTGFKMYLGITPTITNWSAAGDEFSLYFETNPLTEFVELPDHCLNLKYCNILTGILRG, from the exons ATGAGAAGAAACTATGTTATATATGGCCGCCAATGTATCATACCTGACAGTTTCCacgatttttgtttattaattctgtttattgatatatgtcatgtttcaaaaattataatatattataatcctattgtaaataaagttttgatatataaatctcAGATTATTCACTTAAAgttaaattgtttaaaaattgaaGTGCGTTTGAACAGTTGTAAAGTGTCATTTTACAATAACGTAATGTCACGTACAGGAACAAAACTTGAAGCTAAGAAAGTT aACTCTGAATTATTCACATTAACTTATGGAGCTCTCGTTGCCCAATTACTAAAAGATTACGAGAATGTAGAAGaagttaataaacaattaGATAGAATGGGATATAATATGGGAATTCGCTTGATAGAAGATTTTCTAGCACGTACTGGATCTGGGCGATGCTACGATTTCAGAGATACAGCTGAAAAAATTCAAACCGGATTTAAAATGTATCTTGGAATAACCCCAACGATTACAAATTGGAGTGCTGCTGGagatgaattttctttatattttgaaacaaATCCATTAACTGAGTTCGTAGAATTACCAGATCATTGtttaaatctaaaatattgtaatatattgacAGGGATATTAAGAG gTTAG
- the LOC124955235 gene encoding uncharacterized protein LOC124955235 yields the protein MDLVYIPEVLTYGSFRSPLYQDYEQPWNKNYFGHEQSKSQRLQQKQQQPPPQEYYQQKKQITKNCHLCRENKRRSLALYIREKSRRSSCQEIHEELEEIEEEEKEIIKNEKKEITDKTHDSNVSFIGNDQRLCEAEEKKLENKCMIQE from the exons atggatCTCGTTTATATTCCTGAGGTATTAACCTATGGATCGTTCAGAAGCCCATTATATCAAGATTACGAGCAACCTTGGAACAAGAATTATTTTGGTCacg aacAATCGAAAAGTCAACGTCtccaacaaaaacaacaacaaccaccACCTCAAGAAtattatcaacaaaaaaaacagattACGAAGAACTGTCATTTGTGTCGTGAAAACAAACGAAGAAGTCTCGCTCTTTATATAAGGGAAAAATCGCGAAGAAGTTCTTGTCAAGAAATACATGAGGAACTTGAAGAAatcgaggaagaggaaaaggaaataataaagaacgaaaaaaaagaaataactgaTAAAACCCATGACAGTAACGTATCGTTCATTGGAAACGATCAGAGGTTATGCGAagcggaagaaaaaaagcttgAAAATAAATGCATGATACAAGAGTGA